Proteins encoded in a region of the Oleidesulfovibrio alaskensis DSM 16109 genome:
- a CDS encoding DUF1937 family protein: protein MKEAVVEVRTTSGIRLVYLATPYSHASEAVRHARFLAVTEVAARMWRAGLGVYSPITLTHEAARRHEMPTDWRFWGALCRATLEQQHEMHVLCLPGWSQSVGVQAEIALAKQLGLPVRYIEPDGEMLCAACPERIVGNSICSLVPCPYVCEVAA from the coding sequence ATGAAGGAGGCAGTTGTTGAGGTCAGAACCACCAGCGGCATACGGCTGGTGTATCTGGCTACGCCGTATTCACACGCCAGTGAGGCAGTGCGTCATGCACGTTTTCTGGCTGTGACGGAGGTAGCTGCAAGAATGTGGCGGGCAGGGCTTGGCGTGTATTCGCCTATTACTCTGACACATGAGGCCGCACGGCGGCACGAGATGCCTACGGACTGGCGTTTCTGGGGTGCGTTGTGTCGAGCCACGTTGGAACAGCAGCATGAAATGCATGTGCTTTGTCTGCCGGGCTGGTCGCAGAGCGTGGGCGTGCAGGCAGAAATTGCGCTGGCGAAACAGTTGGGACTGCCGGTGAGATACATAGAGCCGGACGGCGAGATGCTGTGTGCGGCGTGTCCGGAAAGGATTGTCGGTAACAGCATCTGTTCGCTGGTGCCGTGCCCGTATGTGTGCGAGGTGGCGGCGTAA